One region of Juglans regia cultivar Chandler chromosome 4, Walnut 2.0, whole genome shotgun sequence genomic DNA includes:
- the LOC108985034 gene encoding potassium transporter 11-like isoform X1, with product MASRVEVDEDSDNNKGSMWVLDQKLDQPMDEEAGRLRNMYREKKFSALLLLRLAFQSLGVVYGDLGTSPLYVFKNTFPHKEIEDPEDVIGALSLIIYSLTLIPLVKYVFIVCRANDNGQGGTFALYSLLCRHAKIKTIPNQHRTDEELTTYSRSTFHEQSFAAKTKRWLEKYACRKNALLILVLVGTCMVIGDGILTPAISVLSAVGGINVGNNRINNGVIVLVSVVILVGLFSLQHYGTDRVGWLFAPIVLLWFLLIGGIGMFNIWKYDRSVLRAISPLYIFRYFKRRGKTGWTSLGGIMLSITGTEALFADLAHFPAPAIQIAFTIVVFPSLLLAYSGQAAYLMNHRDHAVDSFYRSIPESIYWPVFLVATAAAIVASQATISATFSIIKQALALGCFPRVKVVHTSKKFLGQIYVPDINWILMILCIAVTAGFKNQVQIGNAYGTAVVIVMLVTTLLMILIMLLVWRCHWILVLIFTVLSLVVECTYFIAVLFKVDQGGWVPLVIAAAFLLIMYVWHYGTVKRYHFEMHSKVSMAWILGLGPSLGLVRVPGIGLVYTELASGVPHIFSHFITNLPAIHSVVVFVCVKYLPVYTVREEERFLVKRIGPKSFHMFRCVARYGYKDLHKKDDDFENKLFDALFLFVRLESMMEGCSDSDEYSLYGQQTQQSRDGLLDNNGNSSSSNMDPTISSVDSIVPVRSPLHVNRTVGSSGQASAQTEIDELEFLKNCRDAGVVHILGNTVVRARRDSKFYKKIAIDYIYAFLRKMCRENSVIFNVPHESLLNVGQVFFV from the exons ATGGCTTCAAGAGTGGAGGTTGATGAAGACAGTGATAACAACAAAGGCAGTATGTGGGTGTTGGATCAGAAGCTTGATCAACCTATGGATGAGGAGGCTGGAAGGCTTAGAAATATGTACAGAGAAAAA AAATTCTCTGCACTATTGCTTTTGCGGCTTGCATTTCAAAGTCTTGGAGTGGTTTATGGAGACTTGGGCACTTCTCCCttgtatgtttttaaaaatacatttccGCACAAAGAAATTGAAGATCCCGAGGACGTGATTGGAGCCCTTTCCTTAATTATATACTCCCTTACTCTTATTCCACTCGTCAAGTATGTTTTCATTGTTTGTAGAGCAAATGACAATGGTCAAG GTGGAACATTTGCTCTTTATTCATTGCTTTGTCgacatgcaaaaataaaaactataccTAACCAACACCGAACTGATGAGGAGCTAACAACGTATAGTCGTTCTACTTTTCATGAACAATCATTTGCTGCAAAAACTAAGAGGTGGTTGGAGAAATATGCATGTAGGAAAAATGCACTTCTTATTCTTGTCCTTGTTGGCACTTGCATGGTGATTGGGGATGGGATTCTGACTCCAGCTATATCAG TTCTATCCGCTGTTGGGGGAATCAATGTAGGAAACAACAGAATCAATAATG GTGTCATTGTGCTGGTTTCTGTTGTAATATTAGTAGGATTGTTTAGCTTGCAACACTATGGTACAGATAGAGTTGGTTGGCTCTTTGCTCCTATTGTTCTGCTTTGGTTCCTCTTAATTGGAGGTATAGGCATGTTCAACATCTGGAAATATGATAGAAGTGTTCTGAGAGCTATCTCACCTCTTTACATATTCCGTTATTTTAAAAGGAGAGGGAAAACTGGCTGGACCTCCCTTGGAGGTATTATGCTTAGTATAACAG GCACAGAGGCACTTTTTGCCGACTTAGCTCATTTTCCTGCTCCAGCCATACAGATTGCTTTCACCATAGTTGTCTTTCCTTCACTTCTTTTAGCCTATTCTGGACAAGCTGCCTACCTTATGAATCATAGAGATCATGCTGTCGATTCATTTTATCGTTCTATTCCAG AGAGTATATATTGGCCGGTATTTCTTGTTGCAACTGCAGCAGCTATAGTTGCAAGTCAGGCAACCATATCTGCAACGTTTTCGATAATTAAGCAGGCTCTTGCACTTGGCTGTTTTCCAAGAGTTAAAGTTGTACATACATCCAAAAAGTTCCTTGGCCAAATATATGTTCCAGATATTAATTGGATCCTTATGATTCTATGCATCGCTGTGACTGCTGGGTTCAAAAATCAAGTCCAAATTGGAAATGCTTATG GCACAGCAGTGGTAATAGTCATGTTGGTAACCACATTGCTCATGATTTTAATCATGCTATTAGTTTGGCGCTGCCACTGGATACTTGTCCTCATCTTCACAGTCTTATCGCTGGTTGTTGAGTGCACTTACTTTATTGCTGTACTCTTCAAGGTTGATCAAGGTGGGTGGGTTCCCCTTGTAATTGCAGCAGCATTTCTTCTCATCATGTACGTATGGCATTATGGTACAGTGAAACGCTACCACTTTGAGATGCACAGTAAGGTGTCAATGGCATGGATTCTAGGGCTGGGCCCCAGTTTAGGACTGGTCCGTGTCCCTGGGATTGGGCTTGTGTACACTGAGCTAGCAAGTGGGGTTCCCCACATCTTTTCTCACTTCATCACTAATCTGCCTGCCATCCACTCTGTTGTTGTCTTTGTCTGTGTGAAATATCTTCCAGTCTACACAGTCCGAGAAGAAGAGAGATTTCTTGTGAAACGGATTGGACCCAAGAGTTTTCACATGTTCCGCTGTGTAGCGAGATATGGTTATAAAGACCTGCACAAGAAAGATGATGATTTCGAGAATAAGCTGTTTGATGCCCTCTTCTTGTTTGTCCGGCTTGAATCCATGATGGAAGGGTGTTCAGACTCCGATGAGTATAGTCTCTATGGTCAGCAAACCCAGCAGTCGAGAGATGGTCTGCTTGACAACAATGGCAACTCAAGTTCTTCCAATATGGACCCAACTATTTCATCAGTGGACTCGATTGTTCCTGTTAGATCCCCCTTGCACGTAAACAGAACCGTAGGTTCATCCGGTCAGGCAAGTGCCCAGACTGAGATTGACGAGTTGGAATTTTTGAAGAACTGTAGAGATGCTGGGGTGGTTCACATTCTGGGAAACACAGTGGTGAGAGCAAGGAGGGATTCAAAATTCTACAAGAAGATAGCTATTGATTACATATATGCATTTCTTCGGAAAATGTGCAGGGAAAACAGTGTGATCTTCAATGTACCTCATGAGAGTCTTTTGAATGTTGGCCAGGTTTTCTTTGTCTGA
- the LOC108985034 gene encoding potassium transporter 11-like isoform X2 — translation MTLLHKFSALLLLRLAFQSLGVVYGDLGTSPLYVFKNTFPHKEIEDPEDVIGALSLIIYSLTLIPLVKYVFIVCRANDNGQGGTFALYSLLCRHAKIKTIPNQHRTDEELTTYSRSTFHEQSFAAKTKRWLEKYACRKNALLILVLVGTCMVIGDGILTPAISVLSAVGGINVGNNRINNGVIVLVSVVILVGLFSLQHYGTDRVGWLFAPIVLLWFLLIGGIGMFNIWKYDRSVLRAISPLYIFRYFKRRGKTGWTSLGGIMLSITGTEALFADLAHFPAPAIQIAFTIVVFPSLLLAYSGQAAYLMNHRDHAVDSFYRSIPESIYWPVFLVATAAAIVASQATISATFSIIKQALALGCFPRVKVVHTSKKFLGQIYVPDINWILMILCIAVTAGFKNQVQIGNAYGTAVVIVMLVTTLLMILIMLLVWRCHWILVLIFTVLSLVVECTYFIAVLFKVDQGGWVPLVIAAAFLLIMYVWHYGTVKRYHFEMHSKVSMAWILGLGPSLGLVRVPGIGLVYTELASGVPHIFSHFITNLPAIHSVVVFVCVKYLPVYTVREEERFLVKRIGPKSFHMFRCVARYGYKDLHKKDDDFENKLFDALFLFVRLESMMEGCSDSDEYSLYGQQTQQSRDGLLDNNGNSSSSNMDPTISSVDSIVPVRSPLHVNRTVGSSGQASAQTEIDELEFLKNCRDAGVVHILGNTVVRARRDSKFYKKIAIDYIYAFLRKMCRENSVIFNVPHESLLNVGQVFFV, via the exons ATGACGTTGCTGCAT AAATTCTCTGCACTATTGCTTTTGCGGCTTGCATTTCAAAGTCTTGGAGTGGTTTATGGAGACTTGGGCACTTCTCCCttgtatgtttttaaaaatacatttccGCACAAAGAAATTGAAGATCCCGAGGACGTGATTGGAGCCCTTTCCTTAATTATATACTCCCTTACTCTTATTCCACTCGTCAAGTATGTTTTCATTGTTTGTAGAGCAAATGACAATGGTCAAG GTGGAACATTTGCTCTTTATTCATTGCTTTGTCgacatgcaaaaataaaaactataccTAACCAACACCGAACTGATGAGGAGCTAACAACGTATAGTCGTTCTACTTTTCATGAACAATCATTTGCTGCAAAAACTAAGAGGTGGTTGGAGAAATATGCATGTAGGAAAAATGCACTTCTTATTCTTGTCCTTGTTGGCACTTGCATGGTGATTGGGGATGGGATTCTGACTCCAGCTATATCAG TTCTATCCGCTGTTGGGGGAATCAATGTAGGAAACAACAGAATCAATAATG GTGTCATTGTGCTGGTTTCTGTTGTAATATTAGTAGGATTGTTTAGCTTGCAACACTATGGTACAGATAGAGTTGGTTGGCTCTTTGCTCCTATTGTTCTGCTTTGGTTCCTCTTAATTGGAGGTATAGGCATGTTCAACATCTGGAAATATGATAGAAGTGTTCTGAGAGCTATCTCACCTCTTTACATATTCCGTTATTTTAAAAGGAGAGGGAAAACTGGCTGGACCTCCCTTGGAGGTATTATGCTTAGTATAACAG GCACAGAGGCACTTTTTGCCGACTTAGCTCATTTTCCTGCTCCAGCCATACAGATTGCTTTCACCATAGTTGTCTTTCCTTCACTTCTTTTAGCCTATTCTGGACAAGCTGCCTACCTTATGAATCATAGAGATCATGCTGTCGATTCATTTTATCGTTCTATTCCAG AGAGTATATATTGGCCGGTATTTCTTGTTGCAACTGCAGCAGCTATAGTTGCAAGTCAGGCAACCATATCTGCAACGTTTTCGATAATTAAGCAGGCTCTTGCACTTGGCTGTTTTCCAAGAGTTAAAGTTGTACATACATCCAAAAAGTTCCTTGGCCAAATATATGTTCCAGATATTAATTGGATCCTTATGATTCTATGCATCGCTGTGACTGCTGGGTTCAAAAATCAAGTCCAAATTGGAAATGCTTATG GCACAGCAGTGGTAATAGTCATGTTGGTAACCACATTGCTCATGATTTTAATCATGCTATTAGTTTGGCGCTGCCACTGGATACTTGTCCTCATCTTCACAGTCTTATCGCTGGTTGTTGAGTGCACTTACTTTATTGCTGTACTCTTCAAGGTTGATCAAGGTGGGTGGGTTCCCCTTGTAATTGCAGCAGCATTTCTTCTCATCATGTACGTATGGCATTATGGTACAGTGAAACGCTACCACTTTGAGATGCACAGTAAGGTGTCAATGGCATGGATTCTAGGGCTGGGCCCCAGTTTAGGACTGGTCCGTGTCCCTGGGATTGGGCTTGTGTACACTGAGCTAGCAAGTGGGGTTCCCCACATCTTTTCTCACTTCATCACTAATCTGCCTGCCATCCACTCTGTTGTTGTCTTTGTCTGTGTGAAATATCTTCCAGTCTACACAGTCCGAGAAGAAGAGAGATTTCTTGTGAAACGGATTGGACCCAAGAGTTTTCACATGTTCCGCTGTGTAGCGAGATATGGTTATAAAGACCTGCACAAGAAAGATGATGATTTCGAGAATAAGCTGTTTGATGCCCTCTTCTTGTTTGTCCGGCTTGAATCCATGATGGAAGGGTGTTCAGACTCCGATGAGTATAGTCTCTATGGTCAGCAAACCCAGCAGTCGAGAGATGGTCTGCTTGACAACAATGGCAACTCAAGTTCTTCCAATATGGACCCAACTATTTCATCAGTGGACTCGATTGTTCCTGTTAGATCCCCCTTGCACGTAAACAGAACCGTAGGTTCATCCGGTCAGGCAAGTGCCCAGACTGAGATTGACGAGTTGGAATTTTTGAAGAACTGTAGAGATGCTGGGGTGGTTCACATTCTGGGAAACACAGTGGTGAGAGCAAGGAGGGATTCAAAATTCTACAAGAAGATAGCTATTGATTACATATATGCATTTCTTCGGAAAATGTGCAGGGAAAACAGTGTGATCTTCAATGTACCTCATGAGAGTCTTTTGAATGTTGGCCAGGTTTTCTTTGTCTGA